One Mycobacterium sp. 050128 genomic window carries:
- the ruvC gene encoding crossover junction endodeoxyribonuclease RuvC encodes MRVMGVDPGLTRCGLSVVESGRGRNIVALDVDVVRTASDAALPKRLLAISDAVEHWLDTHHPDVIAIERVFAQHNVSTVMGTAQAGGVIALAAAKRDIDVHFHTPSEVKAAVTGNGTADKAQVTAMVTRILALQAKPTPADAADALALAICHCWRAPMLARMAAAEAMAAEARQAYRAKLAAKAKAARAGAAR; translated from the coding sequence ATGCGGGCTGTCCGTGGTCGAAAGCGGGCGCGGCCGAAACATCGTCGCGCTGGATGTCGACGTGGTCCGTACCGCGTCGGATGCCGCGCTGCCCAAAAGGCTGCTGGCCATCAGCGACGCCGTCGAGCATTGGCTGGATACGCATCACCCCGACGTCATCGCGATCGAGCGGGTGTTCGCCCAGCACAATGTGTCGACCGTGATGGGCACCGCGCAGGCCGGTGGCGTGATCGCGCTCGCGGCGGCCAAACGCGATATCGACGTGCACTTCCATACGCCTAGCGAGGTGAAGGCCGCGGTCACCGGCAACGGCACCGCCGACAAGGCTCAGGTCACCGCGATGGTCACCAGAATCCTTGCGCTGCAAGCTAAACCGACGCCGGCCGACGCGGCCGACGCGCTGGCACTGGCCATCTGCCATTGCTGGAGAGCGCCGATGCTGGCCCGGATGGCGGCGGCCGAGGCGATGGCCGCCGAGGCACGCCAGGCCTACCGCGCCAAGTTGGCCGCCAAGGCCAAGGCCGCCAGGGCGGGGGCGGCCCGATGA
- the ruvA gene encoding Holliday junction branch migration protein RuvA, giving the protein MIASVRGEVLEVALDHVVIEAAGVGYRVNATPSTLATLRHGSEARLITAMIVREDSQTLYGFVDNETRDLFLTLLSVSGVGPRLAMATLAVHDAAALRQALSDGDVAALTRVPGIGKRGAERMVLELRDKIHAAGTPAAVPAGAGLNGHAVRGPVVEALIGLGFAVKQAEDATDSVLAASREKGEQATTSDALRAALSLLGKAK; this is encoded by the coding sequence ATGATCGCCTCGGTGCGCGGTGAGGTGCTCGAGGTGGCACTCGATCATGTGGTGATCGAGGCCGCGGGTGTCGGTTACCGGGTGAACGCGACGCCGTCGACGCTGGCCACGCTGCGGCACGGCAGCGAAGCCCGCCTGATCACCGCGATGATCGTTCGCGAGGATTCGCAGACGCTGTACGGGTTCGTCGACAACGAGACCCGCGACCTGTTCCTGACGCTGCTGTCGGTGTCCGGCGTCGGGCCGCGGCTGGCGATGGCGACCCTGGCCGTGCACGATGCCGCGGCGCTGCGCCAGGCGCTCTCCGACGGCGACGTCGCCGCGCTGACCCGGGTGCCCGGCATCGGCAAGCGCGGCGCCGAGCGCATGGTTCTCGAGTTGCGCGACAAGATCCATGCCGCCGGTACGCCCGCGGCGGTACCGGCGGGCGCGGGTCTCAATGGCCACGCGGTGCGGGGCCCGGTGGTCGAGGCGCTGATCGGCCTGGGCTTCGCGGTCAAGCAGGCCGAGGATGCCACCGACAGCGTGTTGGCGGCCAGTCGCGAAAAAGGCGAGCAGGCAACGACTTCCGACGCGTTGCGGGCCGCGCTGTCGTTGCTGGGTAAGGCCAAATGA
- the ruvB gene encoding Holliday junction branch migration DNA helicase RuvB, with the protein MSDEDSENYADRDLSPTLTVGEGDIDVSLRPRSLREFIGQSRVREQLQLVLEGAKNRGGTPDHILLSGPPGLGKTSLAMIIAAELGSSLRVTSGPALERAGDLAAMLSNLVEHDVLFIDEIHRIARPAEEMLYLAMEDFRVDVVVGKGPGATSIPLEVAPFTLVGATTRSGALTGPLRDRFGFTAHMDFYEPADLERVLARSAGILGIELGAEAGAEIARRSRGTPRIANRLLRRVRDFAEVRADGVITRDVAKSALEVYDVDELGLDRLDRAVLSALTRSFGGGPVGVSTLAVAVGEEATTVEEVCEPFLVRAGMVARTPRGRVATAQAWTHLGMTPPAGVLQPGLFE; encoded by the coding sequence ATGAGCGACGAGGATTCCGAGAACTACGCGGATCGCGACCTGTCTCCGACGCTGACCGTCGGAGAGGGCGACATCGACGTCAGCCTGCGGCCCCGCTCGCTACGCGAGTTCATCGGCCAGTCCCGGGTCCGCGAACAGCTGCAGCTGGTCCTCGAGGGAGCCAAAAACCGGGGCGGCACACCGGATCACATTCTGCTGTCCGGCCCGCCGGGGTTGGGTAAGACGTCGCTGGCGATGATCATCGCCGCCGAGCTCGGGTCCTCGCTGCGGGTGACCTCGGGCCCGGCCCTGGAGCGCGCCGGCGACCTGGCCGCGATGCTGTCGAATCTGGTCGAGCACGACGTCTTGTTCATCGACGAGATTCATCGCATCGCGCGGCCGGCCGAGGAGATGCTCTACCTCGCGATGGAGGACTTCCGCGTCGACGTCGTGGTGGGCAAAGGGCCTGGGGCGACATCGATTCCGCTGGAGGTGGCGCCGTTCACGCTGGTCGGCGCGACCACCAGGTCCGGCGCGCTGACCGGTCCACTGCGGGACCGCTTCGGTTTCACCGCGCACATGGATTTCTACGAGCCGGCCGATCTGGAGCGGGTGCTGGCCCGTTCGGCCGGGATCCTCGGCATCGAGCTGGGCGCCGAAGCCGGTGCCGAGATCGCCCGACGATCGCGCGGCACGCCACGGATCGCCAACCGCCTGCTGCGCCGGGTCCGGGACTTCGCCGAGGTGCGCGCCGACGGGGTGATCACCCGCGACGTCGCCAAGTCCGCGCTGGAGGTCTACGACGTCGACGAGCTCGGGCTCGACCGGCTGGACCGGGCGGTGCTGTCGGCGCTGACCCGCAGCTTCGGCGGCGGCCCGGTCGGGGTTTCGACGCTCGCGGTGGCGGTCGGGGAAGAGGCGACCACCGTCGAGGAGGTGTGCGAGCCGTTCCTGGTGCGCGCCGGGATGGTCGCGCGGACACCGCGCGGCCGGGTGGCCACCGCGCAAGCCTGGACCCATCTGGGTATGACACCGCCGGCCGGGGTCTTGCAACCGGGGCTGTTCGAGTAG
- a CDS encoding DUF1304 domain-containing protein — protein sequence MITAGLAFAALAALLHVYIFTMESLTWTSARTRATFGTTPEEAETTKLLAFNQGFYNLFLAIVAGIGIAEIAMGHRAVGAALVFAGIGSMAAAAVVLVVSAPDKARAAVTQGVFPLISIVLLVLGLAS from the coding sequence ATGATCACCGCCGGACTGGCATTCGCCGCGCTCGCGGCGTTGTTGCACGTCTACATCTTCACGATGGAGTCGCTGACCTGGACCTCGGCCCGGACCCGCGCGACCTTCGGTACGACGCCCGAGGAGGCCGAGACCACCAAGCTGCTGGCCTTCAATCAGGGCTTCTACAACCTTTTCCTGGCGATCGTCGCCGGCATCGGGATCGCGGAGATCGCGATGGGACACCGGGCGGTGGGGGCCGCGCTCGTCTTCGCCGGGATCGGATCCATGGCCGCGGCCGCGGTCGTCCTGGTGGTGTCGGCGCCCGACAAGGCCAGGGCCGCCGTGACGCAGGGCGTTTTCCCGTTGATCTCGATCGTGCTGCTGGTACTCGGCCTGGCTTCGTAA